A window of the Vibrio ostreae genome harbors these coding sequences:
- a CDS encoding multifunctional CCA addition/repair protein: MQIYLVGGAVRDQLLQLPVYDKDWVVVGSSPQQMQQAGFQAVGKDFPVFLHPRTKQEHALARTERKTGRGYTGFACHYAPDVTLEEDLQRRDLTINAMAQDTDGTIIDPYGGQRDIEQRLLRHVSAAFVEDPLRVLRVARFAAKLAHLGFQVAPETLALMQTISASGELTHLTPERVWQEWHKSLSTQSPQVFLQVLRDCGALAVVLPELDALFGVPQPEKWHPEIDTGVHTLMVAEQAARLSEALPVRFAAQVHDLGKGVTPQKEWPSHKLHCHTGLKLIEQLCARVRVPNDYRDLALAVCAQHSNVHRAAELKAATKLKIFNRLDVWRKPDRLDEVLLCCEADHRGRLGLEDKPYPQRDILLRAYVAAKAVDVQQVIRDGHKGPAIRDELDKRRVIAIQNAG; this comes from the coding sequence GTGCAAATTTATCTCGTTGGCGGCGCTGTCCGCGATCAGCTGCTTCAGCTTCCAGTATATGACAAAGACTGGGTGGTGGTGGGCAGCAGCCCGCAACAAATGCAACAAGCCGGGTTTCAGGCGGTCGGCAAAGACTTCCCGGTCTTTCTGCATCCGCGGACCAAACAAGAACATGCGCTGGCGCGTACCGAACGTAAAACCGGCCGCGGCTATACCGGTTTTGCCTGCCACTATGCGCCGGATGTGACGCTGGAAGAGGATCTGCAGCGCCGCGATCTGACCATCAATGCCATGGCTCAGGATACAGACGGCACCATCATTGATCCCTATGGCGGCCAGCGCGATATTGAGCAGCGCCTGCTGCGGCATGTCTCAGCGGCGTTTGTCGAGGATCCGCTGCGCGTGTTGCGCGTGGCTCGCTTTGCGGCCAAACTGGCTCACCTTGGTTTTCAGGTGGCGCCCGAGACACTGGCTTTGATGCAGACCATCAGCGCCAGCGGTGAGCTCACTCACCTGACTCCGGAGCGGGTGTGGCAGGAGTGGCATAAATCCCTGTCGACCCAAAGCCCGCAGGTCTTTCTTCAGGTACTGCGTGACTGCGGAGCTCTGGCTGTGGTACTGCCGGAACTCGATGCCCTGTTTGGCGTGCCGCAACCGGAAAAATGGCATCCGGAAATTGATACCGGTGTTCATACCCTGATGGTCGCCGAGCAGGCAGCACGTCTGTCAGAAGCGTTGCCGGTGCGCTTTGCCGCCCAGGTGCATGATTTGGGTAAAGGGGTGACACCACAAAAAGAGTGGCCGAGCCATAAGCTGCATTGTCACACCGGCCTGAAACTGATCGAGCAGTTATGTGCCCGGGTAAGGGTGCCGAACGACTACCGCGATCTGGCGCTGGCGGTATGTGCCCAGCACTCCAATGTCCATCGTGCCGCCGAGCTCAAAGCCGCGACTAAACTGAAAATTTTCAATCGTCTCGATGTCTGGCGTAAACCGGATCGCCTGGATGAGGTGTTGCTGTGCTGTGAAGCGGATCATCGCGGCCGTCTCGGACTGGAAGACAAACCGTATCCGCAGCGCGATATTTTACTGCGCGCCTATGTGGCCGCCAAAGCGGTGGATGTGCAGCAGGTGATTCGGGATGGCCATAAAGGGCCAGCAATTCGTGACGAACTGGATAAACGGCGGGTGATTGCAATTCAGAATGCCGGCTAA